Genomic DNA from Methanosarcina sp. MTP4:
CAGATTGAGATCGTTTTTGAACCCGGAAGAAAGGTTCAGGATGGCAGAGCGTTTTAAAAGCAAAGCAAATCAATTTAACTTGTTTTTACAATTAAACATTGAACATCATGATACATAAAGATTTCTATTGATATCGTAGACTGAGTATTCTTTGCAAGAACCTAAAGTCACAGGGAAAAAGTAATGAATTCGAAATAAACTTCACTTGATTTAGGAAACGAAAAGGAAAAAATTAAAAAAGAAAGGAAAAGGGAAAAGAGAAGAAAAGAGTCTTTGAAAATTTACCAACCGAAAAGTCAGCCGGGAAAGTAAGCCGATAATAACGAGAGGCTGGGGTTAAGGAAAACGGTAAAATAAGCAAGGGCAGCGTAGCGCCCTAACTTTCCTGCAAATACCAGGACAGAAAATAACAAAAAGGGAAGGTTCATCAGCCCCGCAGCCATGGTGATAACGTCCCCTATCCCCGGCACCCAGGTTAAGAGGAGGGTGTATACCCCGTATTTCTTAAAGAGGCGTTCACTCTTAGCAAGTTTCTCTTCCGAAGGAGAAAAGTACTTATCGAGAGCACCACGGCCTTTCAGCCCGATGTAATATGTAGTGCAAGCCCCGAGAAAATTCCCTATTGTCGCCACCATAACGACAAAAAAAGGATTGAAACCCTGGTAGACAAGCGCAACTAAAAATGCTTCTGCCCCGAAAGGAAGAATCGTAGAAGCCAGGAAGCTCAGGACAAAAAGATTTATGTAAGCGTATTCGGCGATTAAATCGTACAAAAACTCAAGCATGGTATCGGCCAATATCAGGGATTTGCGACTCTTGCATTTTTCAGGTTCTTACATTCTACCTCATATCCTATTTATATTCGTTTGTAGCTGATTACTTATTCTTTTTATCAGGCTCATTATTCATTCATAGCTGTAATTTTGCAACGTAGTCAAAAAACGATAAAAAAGCGCGGAAAAGAAGCAAATTAACTGAAAA
This window encodes:
- a CDS encoding YqaA family protein; the protein is MLEFLYDLIAEYAYINLFVLSFLASTILPFGAEAFLVALVYQGFNPFFVVMVATIGNFLGACTTYYIGLKGRGALDKYFSPSEEKLAKSERLFKKYGVYTLLLTWVPGIGDVITMAAGLMNLPFLLFSVLVFAGKLGRYAALAYFTVFLNPSLSLLSAYFPG